The Lycium barbarum isolate Lr01 chromosome 11, ASM1917538v2, whole genome shotgun sequence genome contains the following window.
acaataccaacaaaacaacaaaaatagcaacaccaatatcaacaacatcatcatcaacatcaatatgctcaataaaatatcccacatgatgtttccccaatttctcaaccaatcactagactttacgaagctttaaaTACTAAATTTCCATGGTACAATTCATAATACCCATAGTAATGAATATatttacctcaatcaaggttggtagggcttgaaatcttatttatcttcggcGGCCTCCTTTGATTCATCGAGATTCGTTGTTTAGAACAAGAATTACAAGACCTTATATGCTTCCCGAGCCTAAATCCCGAGgtttcacttgatttgggctaaaattccATGGAAGAAGTTTGGAGAATGTTCTAAGGGGTTAGGGAAGgttttaggggtgtttggatgaaaagataaggggtaaaaccccttttataatgttctagGGTCGGTTGGCACCTACCTAGAATTTTCGGGTACTGTAGCGCGTGTGTCGTGCACTGTAGCTGTGCgtgtcgcgcactgtagctgctCGTTTTTGCTCtgccagcctgacttgtaacgtccataattctctactccgatgtcgtatcgacgagcggtttggttgcgttggaaactagacttcctgaacttcaatttaggctatttctttacttcaaaactccacatatactaaaagatattctttccccatgTTAGGTCATTCTTGTCATTCAAAGTAGCGCTCATCTTCTTCCAAAGTCATAATAACTCAACTTCTTCCCCctcatttccttataggaccttccggaattcctcatatgcatcttttactcataaaatgtacttaataatgcttcatcccttatactccaaagttattttacttagccatagttcaacatacttacgctcaaatttgataagtgtttctccgcaagtacggggtgtaacataatcGATTAGCAGGGTTTAGGTTTTATATACCTAAGTTTGCTTATaattctcatcccaatttcttcaCTTCTCATCACTTAATTTCTTTATTATCTTTGTTTCCGCATTTTTGTTGATTGAATCTGGGTCTTCCACAAACCGGATCGCATTAGTATTCCTTTTTTCAGTTATGGTATAAGGGACAAGTTGTTCAATACCACTTAGTTAAACAGGCTAAGGATATTACTAGATAGAGGCGAATTGGAAAGGAATGATGCTCAGTTTTGCAGTCTTTTGTGGAAATCTATTGACTCAAAGTTGATGTCATTGTTCCGAGCATTCCAAACTTGCTTCTTAGTTTAGGAAAAGGCTcgtagattatatacaaatgacATATCCTGCTTTTATAATGTGATTTCTCGATTGACTAACCTTAAAAAGCAGGATTCAGATATGTCTACCTATCTTGGACAGGTTCAGGCAGTTATGGAAGAGTTTAATGAGTTGATGCCTGCTATTCCAAGTGTTGAAAAATAATTGGAGCAACGTTAGCAGATGTTTTTTCTTATTAGACTTGCCAGACTTCCATACTGGAAATCGACATGGAGCCTACTCAGGAAAACCTCGATCAAGGTGTGGGTATTGTAATATATTTGGCCATACTCACGATGTGTGTCGtgcttgatacgctcaaattacaccttttaattgTGTAAAGCGGGCgatatcaaatatagtaacccaacgaggttggggtcaaatcccacagagaatatggtgtgaaaattttactaaataagtattatactaatcttacggtcctggtgtattctagaaaaAGGGTTTGATAGGAGTTTtagtttgtggactaatttaaagtgactagaaattcagagttgtaaatatatgattaAAACGAACCTAGGTTGTGTCCCCATcatataaagtgtatgatcataggTATCGATCTTGCTATACTTCCaatggatcgtttgtatggatgcacttaacctctatgtgaatctagactatttcccaagAAGAAAAGATTATgcctttctatgctttttccaaatataagaatgTATGCTTGAAGAACggtaattatgccaagtaaattcctcttattcctaagtgaatttattaaacaaggtttaatgccttgagttcttgtttttgttcttaccaaaccctagttattttcccaaataaaccaatGTCTATCGCACTTTGCCCTTGGGTCATGGAGTCAGGCGCTTCTGATCACATTTATGGTAATAAATTGTTATTGTCTAATATTACTTTTTCTCGGCCTCTTCCCACTGTTGCCTTATCTAATGGTTCTTAGACCATGGCAGCTGAAGTCAGTCAAGCCAATCCTTTACCTCTTTTACTCTGACTAATGTTCTTTTTGTCCCTGGTTGTCCTTTTAGCCTTCTGTCAATCAGTCGTTTGGCTAAGGCTTTAAATTGTTTCATCTCATTCTTTTGAAACTTATttgttatacaggacctcagtacGGGAAGGATGATTTGGAAGGGGCTAGAGTTAGATGGACTTAATTAGCTCAATTCTCCGAGCTCCACTACAGTTTGTTCGATCTCTTGACACTCCAGATTTAATTCACAAACGATTGAGACACCCTAGTTTATCAAAAATTTAAATGATAGTACATAGCATGTCCAAATTGTCTAAGTTAGATCGTGACTCATGTCAATTGGGGAAGCACACCCAAGTTACTTTTCCGCTTAGTCCTAATAATCATGAAAAGTCTCTTTTTCATTTAGTTCATTCTGATATTTGTGGTCCTAGTAAAGTTAgttctatgttttttttttttttgagtatttTGTTACTTTCGTTGATGATTACTCAAGGTGTGCTTGGATTCTTAATGAAGGATCGTTCTgaattaattttcatatttcaaaCGTTTTTGCTGAAATACAAAATTAGTTTGGTGTTTCTATTCGCAAATTTCATATTGATAATGCACATGAATATTTATCATTTCAATTTCCACAATTTATGTCTTCCCATGTAATTCTTCATCAGACATCTTGTCCTTACACTAAACAACAAAATAGGGCTGCAAAGAGAAAAATAAGCATATTATTGAGACTGGACGCACCCTTCCCATACAAGCAAATGTTCCACTGCGTTTTTCGGGGTGGTTCAATGCTCACCTCTTGTTACATGATTAACTGTATACCCTCCTCTGCTATTCAAAATCAGGTTCCATGTCCACAATCTCACTCTAGGAAAAGAAAAATTGGCTCTCTGTGCTCTGAAAGGCGTCTTTCTTGGTTATTCAAGGGTATAGAAGGGATATTGATGCTCCTCAGTTGACCTCCAGCGATACGTTGCTACTTTCTTTGAAGGTTAACCCTACTTTACATCCTCTTCTACTGAACAATTAGGCATTTCTGATGTTCTATCAGTTCCGTATTTTGGGGATCCCGCCATAATATACCCTTTCATATCACCTCCTACAACTCCATCTTATCAGTTGCAGTTCCACCACTATTAACTTATCATCATCGTCCGCGTCCAGATGATTCATTTCCGCCACCGGAATCCTTACTTGCTGAGGACTTGTCTACACATAGTCCCCCATTTTCACTCACTTGCTCTACTCATAACCCTCATCCTATCTATACTTGTTTGAGCTATCATCCTTTGTCACCGACCCATTCTTCCATTGTGTCATCACTATCATTTGTGTCTATTCCCAATACTATAGTTGAAGCTCTTTCTCACCAGCTTGGAAACAAGCAATGATTGAGGAGATGTCTGCCTTACACTTTAGTGATACTTGGGAGCTCATTTCTCTACCTCCGGATAAGTCTAAAGTTGGTTGTCGTTGGGTATATACAGTGAAGGTTGGCCCTGATGGAAATATTGGTCATCTAAAGGCTCGACTAGTCGTCAAGGGTTATATACAGATTTTTTGATCTTTGACTATGGTGAAACCTTCTCTCATGTGGCTAAGATTGCTTCAGTCTATCTCTTTTTATCTATGGTTATTGTTTTCCATCGGCCTCTCTACCAGTTGGATATAAAAAATTCCTTTCTTCATAGGGATCTCGAAGATGAGGTATATATAGAGCAACCACCTAATTTTGTTGCTAAGGGCGAGTCTAGTAACATGGTGTGCAGATTATGACAAGCACCTTGTGGACTGGAGCAGTCTCCTCCAATATGGTTTGGAAAGTTTGGCATGGTTATTCAAGAGTTTGTCATGGTACAAAGTGAAGTTGATCATTATGTGTTTGATCGTCACTCTACTCCAGGTGTGTGCATGTATTTGGTAGTGTACGTTGATGATACAATCATTACAGGTATTGATAATGAGGTAATTACCAAATTGAAATATCACCTTTTTCAGCACTTTCAAACTGAGGATCTTGGTCGATTAAGGTACTTTTTGTGCATTGAGGTTACTCAATCCAAATCAGGGATTGTCATTTCATAGAGGAATTATACATTTGATATTCTTTAGGAGATAGGGATGACATATTGTAGACCTATTGATTCTCAAATAGATCCAAATATTAAGCTCCTACCATGTCAGGAGAGCTCTTAGAGATTCTGGAAGATATAGAACGCTGGTAGGAAAGTTGAATTAATTCACAGTGACTCAACCTGATATTTCCTTCCTGGTTAGTGTTGTAAGTTAGTTCTTAAATTCTTCTTGTGACAGTTATTGGAATGCAGTTATTCGTATTCTTCGATACATAAAATCTGCTCCAGGGAAAGGACTACTCTATTAAGATCAAGGACATGAGAAAATTTTTGGCTATTCAGATGCATACtacgtgataagttggtattttaacaacttatctcttctttaatcttagatttttgcaatgtttgattgagaaaatagtgcatgtaatgtcgtttactttcatttaacaggttttatgtgatttagaagtgatcggaaagaaaccaagtgaaaagcaAGTCAAAAAGATGTCAAATTGAGGAAATGAAAAAAGTCGCTAAAAGCACAAAAAATGGCCAGATTTGTAAATCTGATAATTAGGGGTTATTTTTGTCATATTTTGCTTTTTGAAAATAGGGCAATTATAAAAAGGAAGACTTGAGGGAAATCACTTTCATCTTTGGCCTCATACAAGTCTTGGAGATCTAGGGTTCTTACACCCGCACTtggagattgaagatttgaagactttGATAAGAAATTTTCTTAATCcttactcatttcttcaattcatTGCTATGTTTTGACTATTTAATTGTGTAGTATTTCATTCCAAtgcttgaaacttgtttatgaaaatatatgttgttaaagttttggattgaaactcttgttatgcttatataTTAAATGATTTTTATCTCTAATGAAGCGGgtcattgtttctttaattaatcttgttctttaatgtttcttaagggattagatAACCCTAGAACTTGTCCATTTACTTTGATTTGAGCTCGAAATAGGGAATTTGAGGTTGGGAAAATTAATTAATaaggatttggggctttaaaccccatctaataacttgagctaggaatagaaaagttaacttgagattcaattggtagtGTTTAATCACTCTCTAAAGCTTGGAAAAttttagagtgaaattcattgatttggttggaagactttcaatgagattttagaaaccattatctattaacataaactcgcTTTTAGTtataaaatcgtaaaatacattTGATCGTTACTTCAGAGTAAtattccttgtatccatgcttgtggccattgatcattttacttgctttctaggttagttttatctttgttatattttaaagcaaaaaatcaatattgaaaaaAGTGTTGGCTTAGCTTAGTTAGTGATAATCCCTTACTTGCttgatcgcctagtatattgttctctTTGGGATTCGGccctga
Protein-coding sequences here:
- the LOC132620018 gene encoding uncharacterized protein LOC132620018; the protein is MIEEMSALHFSDTWELISLPPDKSKVGCRWVYTVKIASVYLFLSMVIVFHRPLYQLDIKNSFLHRDLEDESPPIWFGKFGMVIQEFVMVQSEVDHYVFDRHSTPGIDNEVITKLKYHLFQHFQTEDLGRLSYWNAVIRILRYIKSAPGKGLLY